Part of the Anomalospiza imberbis isolate Cuckoo-Finch-1a 21T00152 chromosome 29, ASM3175350v1, whole genome shotgun sequence genome, GCTGCCGTTGGGGCCAGCATTCCGCAGGAACATGGATAAAAGCACAGGACAGGCTGGTGTGCTTCATGAACAGGGCTGGGACGGAGCCCGGTGCCACCTTCACACCACACTCCAATAATCCAGCTGTAAAGCCTCTGGGTTTTTCATTTTCCCCAACCTCAGCAGTTCCGTGGCTCTCACACAGGGGCATTGGCCAAGGAGAGCTCTGGCTTTCTCATTCCTGTACTTCAAAGGTGCTGGTAACGTTCCCAAAGGCACAGGGAATACTGTAACTGGTATTTAGGGAAAGCAAACAGGACGGGGAGGTCACTGCGGGCTGCGGCCGGTGTTGGCCAGAGCCAGAATAGAGGGGACTCTGTCCAGAGGCCACCCTGGAGAGGTGGCACCAGCCTAATTTGTCCATAAAGTTTGGTGGATGGGGACACTGATATCATTTACTCTGCTTTTCCGACAGCATCtgacatttgggtttttttttttttttaaatactccCCCAAAAAGTAGGCTGGGGAAAACCAACAGCACATATGGAACGAATCAAGGGCTGGCAGCGGTGGAGGGATAAACTCCAGCTGCAGGGATAAACAAGGAGCCACCCGCAGGCCATGGGGGCCGGAGCCCCCGGGGCACCCCtggccccgcgccgccccgccgaGGAAAACCGAGCGATTTCCGAGCGCGTAGAGGAAACACTGACGGGAACGGCGCATTCCGGAGGGAGCGCGTCATGGCTTTACTTGGCGCCCGCCACACACGCGAAGCTTTCAAGGGGGCCACGTGTGGAAGTGTGCTCCAGGAGACGGTGCAAAGGGAACTTCCAGGGGGATGGGAAGTGCCgggagggaggggaggctgggaagcagcaggccCCGGTGCCAGGAGCACACGGAGCCCCTTGTGCAGGGGCTGCACTCCCAGCAATGGGTCACCATCTGCTTCCACCCTTGAGGGATGCTGGAAAGGGTGGAGGAAGGGTtgacccccagagcccccctgagccccccagcaCTCCCCTGGCTATCACTGCTGGCGCCACAGGTAGGTCTGGATGGAGTGGGCTGGAGCCACAGTCTCGATGAACCCCATGGCAGGGTCCTGGATTCCAAATGGCACATCCCGGCCAAACCTGGGGAGCaagaggggctgagcaggtcggcacagctggggctgagcaTCACCCCCACCCCCTGCCTGGGCTGACCTGTTGAGGACCACCAGGACAAGGGCACCGTCGGGGCGCAGGACGGCCACGTGCTCCAGCTGGCAGAGGAGGCAGCGGCGGCTGCTGCGCAGCCCCACCCGCCGAGAGCCCTCGGGGATGAACTTGCTGTGGGGAGAGGACCAGGAGAGGGGTTCTGCCCCTGGTCTGGGGCTGGCGGCAGCACCTGAGCCCCCCTGACCCACCTGAAGTGTCCCAGGTGGTAGAACATGGGCTGCTTGTAGAAAACATCCTTGCTGCCGTCCACGATCACTGGGCTGTCCACAAAGTTCTTGACCCAGTTGGGGCCTCCATGCAGATCCAGGACCAGGTTCCAGTCGGTCCAACCAGACACAAAGTGGTTCATGACCTGggggggcagggaaggggctgagtggggctccccccagccctgggtggGCGGTGTGAGGGCGGTGTGAGGGTGTGTACCGTCAGGATGCTGTAGCTGTAGTGGTCTCCCCGCTCCcagcagcccagggacacggcgAAGCGGAACATGAAGAAGCCAGTGCAGGCCTCCGTGTAGAGGAGGAAATGGTCAGGGAAGAGCTTGTGGGTGGcctccaggctgcagccaggtgggacGATGGCATCCAGGTACCAGTGGACGGCCAGGCCAGCCACATAACGGGCAGCTGTGGCATTTCCCAGGACCTGGGGGGCAAAGGAGATGCCTCACACCGAGGCTACCCATGCCTGAAGCCTGCGGGGATGGACTCATGGACTCCATGTGATCTTTCAGGGCCACCTCTTGTCCCCTCCCGTGGGTGCCacaccctgcagccccctccctgcagcactgcaacTGCACCCCTTTGAGCAGCACCCTAGCATGGATCTGGTGCCCCAGCATGGCCTTGGCACCTCACTGGGTGCAGCGCTGAGGGGGTGGGACACAGGTTTGCCCCTCAGTGGACCCCCTGCCCCcacctgcctctgctgctgcctggtcCTCCCTCCACACCCCCGTGGGGTGGTCCAGCCCTGCGGCTGTGGAGGCAAAGGAGGGGCAGGCTGCCTGGCTtgaggctggggcaggagcatgttttactttctttccTCCTAGTTTAAGGCAATATCCCCAAACAGCATTATGGGGGGAAACCAAATCAGCCAAAACTCTGCCCAGAAAAGGTGCTGGcgcccagcagcactgccaggatcCAGCATTCAGGATGTGGGTGCCACCTCCTGTCCTCACTCCCGTCGGGCACACGCGGAGGTGGCTGCTCTGGAAGGAGCCAGCTCCGGCTCCCGCTCCGGCAGACCCGGTTTGCTCCCAGtctccagggctgggagaggccaCGGCTCCTTTTCCCATAaagcctggggctggggagtgaggcagaggggaaggaaggtTGCTCTTCACCACTTTGGCCCAGTGTGGGAGGTGGATGCGCTGGTCGTCGAGCATGAGGAGCCGTGTGCGGTGGGGGCTGCGGGCCAGCGCGGGGCCCAGGTCCTGGGCGATGAAATCCCGCTGCTGTGCGGCCGTGAAGGCGATGGTGGGGGCCTGGGGAGGCGTGAAGAGCCCCGCCAGCGGCTCGTTCTGTGCCGTCACCGCCCAGAAGGTCACGTTGTGCTTGGCGTATTCATCCAGGAACCTGGTGTGGAGAAGGGGGGACAGAATCAGCTGTGCTGCCCCCCCACCCCACTCCCCGATCTGCCCgctgtccatcccagcctggttCCAGAGACAGTACTTGATGAAGTAGTTGGCCCAGGTCTTGTGGTACTTGTCCCCTGCCTTCCCCTTCAGAGTCCCTTTCCCACGGACGTCCCCATTACTCTTCATCCAGGCTGGGGCGGTCCAGGGGCTGGCAAACAGCAGCAGCGACCGCTTGCTCATGGCCAAAGCTCGGCGCAGGAGGGGAATCTgtgggagggggcagagggacaGGGTCAGCTCCAACTGCAGCTCCCCAAAAccacagggcccagcatgggAGGAAGGGGAGAACTCAAGGGATCTCAGCGGGGACTGGCAGCTGGCAAGCACCACCCCCCGGCACAGCGCCCTGGCTCCTCACCCTGCCACTGCCAGCTGGGATGCGCCAGGACGTGCCCCGGAGGAGGTGCCAGCTCCCACAGGCTGTCCCCATGCACCCTGCCACGGtgtgcagggctcagcagcacctggtcctgggggtcccagcacaCGCAGGAGCTCCGGTGCGAGAGGGGACAAGGTGCTGATGGCAGCAGCTTCAGCCTCCCACCTTCATCTTCACGTCCTCGTCCACCAGCCTGAAGTGCTTCAGCTCGTAGTCGTTGGGGACATCATCGTAGCTGTAGGGGCGCACGGAGAAGTCGCTGCAAGCCATGGGGACCCGGATGAGGTTGTACTCGATCCCTGAGGAGCAAGAAGAGCATCAAGCGGCAGCAGAGCAGGCGTCCAGGTGACGATGTCCCTGCAGCGGGGAAGGCACAGGCTCCTCTGGTGACGCCACGATCTGCTCACACCACCGTGCTCTCACTGCTCACCGCTCTCGGAGAAGTAGGAGCGCAGCAGGTTGTCCTGGGCTGGCTGGGACAGCTTCAGGATGTTCATGGCAGCAGCATCGGAGAGGGACCCGCCGAAGCCCTTCACGTGCTGGTACAGTGTGGAGATGTTGAGCGTCAGCAGCAGCCCTGCGGGAAGAGCCCGGCTCGGTCCCTGCTGCCTGGGGGCCCGCGGTGGCACCGCCACCCACCAGTGGCGCTACCTGGGCTGTGCAGACTGCGCTGGAATTTCCCCTCGCTCCGCTCCAGCCGCTTGCCGGCCTTGCTGCTCTCGTACTTGACGTAGGAGCCGGGGGCCGGCAGGACCAGGGGGTCCAGCGTGTCACAGTACGTGGCGTTGCAGACACAGACCAGCGAGCCATGGCCAAAATCCTTGGGGATGCAGGGTCGGGCACCTGCGAGGCACGGGAGGGTGGTGGTGGCTGCCGGCTCAGGGACGTGTCCCTGTCTGCTGCCCCGCCTGCCCCGGGGAGATGCCATTGTCCCCGTGCTCCGCATCCCGGCAGCTCCCTGGCACCCAGCTCCGCGCTGCCGCGGGGCTCCCGTCCTTGCCGCAGGGTGCCCAAGCCCCGCTGCCACCCCCGCGACGTCCCCGCGCTCACCTGCCACCTGGGGcgccggcagcagcagcagcagtagccagcccaggatgcCGACAGCCCACATGGCCCTTCCGCGTTCCCCAAGCTCTGGAAGGTCCCGGGGAGCAGCACCTGCGGCGGGGACACTCTCAGTCACGGCAGGGGGATGGAGGGATCAGCCCCATCtcctcagcccctgctcctgcGTCCAGTGCCACGGAGCTCCTGTCACCTGCTCCATTCCCCCCGAACACCCTCGTCTTGCTTGGGGGGCGTCCATCCCTCCCAGGAGCCCGCACCACTCCCGCCTTCACCCCAGCTGCTCCCGACCTGCGCTGCCGccagccctcctcctcctcagcagctgcagcctccccaCCTCGCCTTTACAGGGAGCTGCTCGGAGACCTCCCTCCGCAGCACACCCTCTCCCACCCCCACAGCTCCTCCTTGCTCTCCTCCCGGCCCATACCTGCCCTCGGGCGCGGACCGCCGTGCATCTCCTCGCCGAGGGGCTGGGGAGCGCCGGGTGCCCTCTGCCCCCCGCCGCCATGccgagggacagggacatggtgctggcagctgggcctggGTGGAAAGTCCAACCAGCACAGAGAGGTGTCATAGGGACAGATCTGAGAGCCCACTGCTATCCCTGGAGGAAGAACTGGTTCATTTATTTTGTCAGGCACGGTCCAGATGAGCCCctgggagcccagcagagccaagGGCAGGCTCATGGCACTGTCTGTCCTGCTGGGCACCTCCAACAGGACACCCAGCTATccctgcccgccgccccgctgtccccagtgtcccccaggagccgcAGGGCCGTGCGGGAGGGTCCAGGACACCCAGGCAAGGTCAGTGAACGTGGCTGCACAGCTCAGGGCAGCATAAGGGCACAGCAGGGGTGGCCAcatgggagctggggctgttgcCATTCCTTGCCCAAGCCTTCAGCATCACTCTCCCCAACTCAGCATGTGCTGGGGAAGGTGGCAGCAGTGGCACAGTGACAGCAAGCAGGCAATACCCCAGCTCCTGGGCAAGCAGGGCTGCACTCCAGCTGTCAACAACAGCAGCTAGACCCTCAAAGGGGACCCTGCTCTCCCAACACCATGCCAGGAGCAAAGCCCAGCTCTGGTGCTCCTGTAGcactccctgctcctccaggagTCACCCTTCAGCCCAGCAAGCCaaggctgagctgggccagctcacctgggcacacagaCCCAACCTGGTCCCATCACCCAGGGTGTTCCCATTCCTGTGGACATGGACCCCTCACAGCGGGGACATCCTCAGCATCTCCACACAGGGGTGGCCCAGGGAATGGAGAGTGACATCCCAGCCACAGGCCCCAACCACAGCTCCACTTGCCTGGAGCATCAATCACCAGCTCAGGGCTCCCCTGCACAGGGTTAAACTGCTCCGTTAGCTGTCCCTCCATGGGTGGAGCAGCACTTCATGACtaattttctccatttctggcaTATCAGATGCAGCTCTGGGGCAATTCAATCCATCAAAGTTCCTCCTACCCCCAGCATTGCCCTGCTATGGGCCCTGCCCCAGTTCCAcacctctgctgggagctgagccaTGAGACACCTGGACCAGCTGCCACTGGGGCTGGGATAGATGGGGCCAGGTAGCCCCTGGTTACGTCTCACGGGGCAAACAGGTGCCCCAGGagggagctcctgtccctgtcccgctgCACCGTGGATCTCCCACCTCCAAGTGTGATTAAGGTGTGACCAGACTGCTACACCCAGGCTAATgaaccccaattttggggaGGGATTAATAGCTCCTAAGGCAATCATCTACCTTCGAGCTCACTTCCAGCCATCCAGGATGCCCCCGTTCACCCTTTCCCATTCCAAGCTCCAGTTCTTCCTGCCGCCCACCAACCACAGCCCCCCAGCTGGCTCAGgtcccacagctcctggaagCAAAACACTGCggaggctgctggagctcaTCCTTATCAACACCAGCTGATAAGAGCGCCCTGCTGAGCAGGAAAAGTGAGACCCAGGGGCCGGGCAACGCCTGGaatggagctgctggcacagcagatATCAGGCAGCCCCACCAAGCCCCCAGAGCTGCTTCTTGCAGCCAGTCTCCAAATAGGGAGAGCTCCTGGGGGTCGCAGGGGCCTGGTGGCATCGTGTGACCGCCCTTTGCAGTGCTCGGGTGGGTTTGTTCCAGGATGGGGTCTAGGAGGTGGGGTCAAAGGAGCCATCAGAGGAGCCAGAGGGTGAATTTTGTCCCTGAGCCAGGCCAGTGtggatggggacacagggacacggagCTGGGCTGAGTCACCTTTCTGGGGATCACGACTCTGTTAACATCAATGCCAAAGAGCCTCAGTGTGGCATCACAGCAACTCCTTCCCAACAGTGGGACCCCGGCCCAGAGCACGTGGGGACAGTCCTCAGGGTGATCACTGGCTGCAGGTGGgaccccagcagcccccagtCACCGCGAGCCCCACACCAGCCAAGGCTTTGCACAAGAATTAATGAGCAGAGCCAAGCCCAGCGACGTCGGAGGATTCGCCCCCGCTGCGTTTATCCCAGAGCCAGTCGGTCCCTGAGCACCGAGCCGAGCGCAGGGACGAGGGCACGTGGACCAGCGTGATTCAGCATCCGGCCACCAGCTGTGAGCACCGGGCCAGGTAAGTGAGAAACAGGTGGGGGAGCAGCCCCGCACCGGGAGTggggtgctggcagcagggtgATGGGGATGGGACTCGCTGCAGTTATGATCCTGGAGAAACATTTCCCTCTTGTGGACAAACACAAACAGCTTCGGGGCGGGAGCAGGGTGCTCTCCCCAGGGCTCTCCCGGAGCTgcggggccccaggagcagcatccCTGGGGCTCCGTGGCGTGCCAGTGTCccagggtgacactgtcacTCACTGGCCGCgcctgggctgtgctcagcccACGCGGTATCGCGGCTGTCAGTCCTGACAGCACCCCTGGGCACATCCCACCTGCACGCATCAGCCCAggggccccgccgccctccTCGCCCTGAAATTATGACCTCCCTGCCTTAATCTCCTGCTCTCAcaccctgccagctccctccctccttcctgggTGCGCCCACACTCAGCACCCACTCCCGGTCCGGCCCCCGCTTGCTCAAGGCACCCCAGATCTGTGGTGGGTGCACCCCCAGTCTCCTCACCACAGTGGGGACCCCTCGGATCAGTCCCCATGGAGGACAGCAggctccaggcagggctgttGCAGCCTGACCAGCCTCCCTGTCCCAGAAAaaccccaggagcagctggggctcagccagagctggctgggACCCTGAGCCCCCATGCTGCcatgctcctggagctggccctgcctccagccctggccTCGGGGCCTTGGTCTGGGAGAGACCTGAcccacacagcccctggccTGACATCAGGCTGCAGGTGGCTCCGGATTGGcaggaaaagcacagaaagCTGAAGCTTGGCCGCAATCCCCGCTCAGCCCCTTCCATCGAGGGTGGGTGTCCAAGTGCTTTGTCCCTGCTCCTGATGCAGCACCCAGAGCATCTGCATTCAGGGTGAATCCTGAGCCACTTGCTAGGTCCCTAGGTCCTAAAACCTGTCCCCAACGGCAGCAGGAGCACACCcgggctctgctcagccccagccaggcagcgCATGCTTGGAACTGGGAGCAGACTCTtgcctggagcatctctcagCAGGGTGAGCCCCAGGGGAGCTGAGGTGGGCAgaagggcaggggctgggcagggagaggggctgcCCCACCGCGCTCCGGGTGCTCTGCGCTGCTTGCCAGACTCCAGCAGGCTCCATGCCGGGGTGGCACCCAGCCACAGTGCCCAGGAGCGGGGGAGGGACCCGGAGGTTTCTCTTCCAGCCACAGACATCAAGGCAGCATCCGTGTTTAATGTCAGAACAGCAGAACACAGCGTTCACAGCCTGTGGGGTCTCCACCCTGAGGGGCACCGGTGCCCCCGGCCCTCCTGCACACGCACAGCGTCCCCGACCCGGCCCGGCTCTGCCACGGCCCTGGGGACGCCTCCCCCGGCCCGAGCCCGcgggcagctggggctgcgcGTCCGGCCCGGCTGCGTCCGGCCCCTGGCCGGCCACGGGCATCTCGGCCATCACTGCCGCTGCCACAGGTAGGTCTGGATGGAGTTGGCTGGAGCCACGGCCGCAATGAGGCCGACGGTGTCCGCCAGCCCAAAGGTGATGTCCTGTGGGGACCTGGGGGGAGACAGCATGGTGGTCAGAcctgcagcacctgcacagGGCCCAGCGAGATGGGGTCCCACGCAGGGCTGGCAGGATGGGGGTCCCACGCAGGGCTGGCAGGATGGGGGTCCCACATGGGGCTGGAAGGATGGGGGTCCCACACGGGGCTGGCAGGATGGGGGTCCCACACGGGGCTGGCAGGATGGGGGTCCCACACGGAGCTGGAAGGATGGGGGTCCCACACGGGGCTGGAAGGATGGGGGTCCCACACGGGGCTGGGAGGATGGGGGTCCCACACGGAGCTGGAAGGATGGGGGTCCCACACGGAGCTGGCAGGATGGGGGTCCCACATGGGGCTGGAAGGATGGGGGTCCCACACGGAGCTGGCAGGATGGGGGTCCCACATGGGGCTGGCAGGATGGGGGTCCCACACAGGGCTGGAAGGATGGGGGTCCcacacagggctggcaggatgGGGGTCCCACGCAGGGCTGGCAGGATGGGGGTCCCACACggagctggcaggacaggggTCCCACACAGAGCTGAATGGATAGGGATCCCACATGGAGCTGGCAGGACGCAGATCCCACACGGGGCTGGTGGGACAGGGGTCCCACACGGAGCTGGCAGGATGGGGGTCCCACACAGGGGGCCAGGCTGCATCACCCACCGGTTCAGAACCACCACAACCACAGCTTTGTCAGGGCGCAGGAAAGCCGTGTACTCCAGTGCTGTCTTCTTGGACTCTCTGGAGGCAACGAGCCCCACGCGCTGGGAGCCCTCGGGGATGAATTTACTGAACAGACAAACGAGAAGCAAGCTCAGGGTGGGAGTGAGACCCCAGCAGAGCTCCTCTCGAGCCAAATTTGCCTTGCATCTCTCAGGacaagctgctgctggagctcaggaaGCTTAGCACATGTTGTGGGCTCCAACCCACCTGAAGTGCCCCATGTGGTAGAACATGGGCTGTTTGTAGAAGATGCCCTCACTGCTGTCCACGATGATGGGGCTGTCCACATAATTCTTGACCCAGTTAGGGCCCCCCTCCAGATCCAGGGCCAGATTCCAGTCAGTCCAGCCGGCCACAAAGTGGTTCAGATTCTGCAACAGGACAGCTCAGATGCCTGCCCAACACCAACAACCCTCCCCAGGGCCCAGCACACAGGGGCCTCACCGTCAGGATGCTGTGGCTGTACTGGTTCCCCCGTTCCCAGCAGCCCAGAATCACATCCCGCTCCCAGAAATGGGCCCCAATGCACGCCTCCGTGGCCAGGATAAAGTAGTCAGGGAAGAGCTCATGAGTGGGCAGCACCGTGTCCTGTATGGGACCAATGAAGTCCAGGTACCAGTGGATGCCGATGCCGTGGACGTAGCGAGCTGCCTCCTcatcctccagcacctggcaggGAGAAGAGCCAATCCCATGGGGCAGAGCCAGAGGCCCAGCCCTCCTCAGGATGGAGCACCCAAGCCCCCCACAAGGACAGGGGCTCTGTCCCGGGTCACCACGCTGGCACATCCCCCCAGCACACTCACCACTCTGGCCCAGTGCGGGAGGTGGAGCCGGTTGTCGTCCAGGATGATGAGCTGGACGTGGCGGTGGGAGCTGTTGGCCAGCGCCGGGCCCAGGTCCCGAGCGATGAAGTcccgctgctgctctgctgtgaagcccaggcactggaaggggtaGTTGTTGATCAGCCCGGCCGTGGGCTCGTtctctgctgtcactgcccagaaTGTCACATTGTGCTTGGCGTATTCATCCAGGAATCTGGCGTGGGGGAAGGGGTGAGCCGTGAGGAgttcccagtgccaccactgtGAGTCCCCCGGGTATCGCCCCggtcccccagccccagcagctcctcaccgTACAAAGTAGTTGGCCCAGGTCTTGTGGTACTTGTCCCCTGCCTGCCCCTTCAGTGTCCCCTTCCCCACATAGGACTCGCTGGTCTTCAGCCACGTGGGGGAGGTCCAGGGGCTGGCATACAGCGACAGCGGCCGCTTGCTCATGGCCGAGGCTCGGTGAAGGAGGGGGATCTGCAGGAGGAGGCGGACGGGCCCACTCAGCTCAGCCCCTGTGACCCTCCACCCcaccctgctccctcccaccGCTCGCCTTCAGCTTGGTGTCCTCATCTCGGAGGCTGAAGTGGGTGAGCTCGTAGTCGTAGGGGACGTCATCGTAGGTGTAGGCATGGAGGGAGAAGTCGCAGCTGGCCATGGGGAGCCGGATGAGGTTGtactccagccctgccagcacagcaggacacgAGGTGTCCACGATGTGCCAGTACCCATAATCCCTGTCACCATCCCACCGGTCTCCCCGACATCCTACCCTCCTCAGAGAAGTAGGAGCGCAGCAGGTGATCCTGTGCTCTTTCCGGCAGGGATAAGATGTTGATGGCGGCCGCGTCGGTGATGGAGCCACCAAACCCCTTCACCCTCTGGAACCGCTGCGTCGTGTCCAGGGTGAGGACAACATCTGCAGGGAGGGGAGCCCAGCATGACGGTGGGTTGCTGCAGGgtccatcccatccctgccatccgTGGCGGTACCTGGGGCGCAGAGTCTGTGCTGGAATTTCCCCTCGCTCCGCTCCAGCCGCTTGCCGACCTTGCTGCTCTCGTACTTGACGTAGGAGCCGGGGGCCGGCAGGACCAGGGGGTCCAGCGTGTCACAGTACGTGGCGTTGCAGACGCAGACCATGGCATCACGGCCGAAGTACTTGGGGCTGCAGGGCCGGGCGCCTGGGGGGCACGGCAGGATGGTGGGGGCAGCCTCAGGGACgtgtccctgccagccctcccGCCTGCCCCGGGGGTGACGCCACTGCTCCCATGCTCCACACCCCGGAACCTCCCGAGCACCAAGCTCCGCGCTGCCTCCGGACCCCCGGACAACTCCCGGGCATCCCTGACCACGGGCTCCAAAGGtattccctcctcctcctcctccccgccCGGGTACCCCCGTCCCCTCCACCCACCGCGTTACCCCCGGGTGCCCCTCGCTCACCTGCAGCCCGGTGCAcggccagcagcaccagcagcagccgccAGCACAGGGCACCGACAGCCCCCAtggccccgccgctcccggtgcGCTCGGAGCCGGCCCGGCAGCACCGGCTCCGCCGCCGGCCTTGCCTTTAAGGGCGCTCGGGCAGCTCGTCCCGCCCACACCCGGTGCAGGAACGGCACCGACTCTGGGCGGGCCTGACCCCGGCCCTTCCCCCGCGCCGGTTCTGGCACCGCGAACCGGGGGAACCGCGGGGTCGTttccccccgccccctccccgaGAAGAGCAAGcggtcccgatcccggtcccggtcccggtctCGATCTCGGTCTCGGTCCCCGCTGCCTCCCCACGCCCCAACGGCACCGGTCACCCCGTCCCGCGAAGCCGCTACCGGGAAACCGGGACCCGGCACCCCGTGAGCAGTCAGCTgaccgcccgccccgccccgttcggccccgcccgccccgtGACACCGGCCCCGTGGGCGGCGGTGACCACCTTTATTCGGTCTCTAGCGAGGGGCAGTGGCCGCGGGACCGGCCCCGCAGCGCGGCCCGGGCGCAGCCGGGCGGGGAGGAACAGACACGGCcagcaccggcaccggcaccggcatcGGCACCGGCACCGAACGGGGCGGGGCGGAgggcctggagaggagacgggcacaggggacagctcAGGGGACAGAGCAAGGGACAGGCATGGCAGTTCCGGGGTACGGGCGCGCTGGCACAGGAGGCCAGGGACCAGGCCAGCACAAGGGACAGATCAGGGGACAGGCAAGGTCGTCCTGGAGGACAGGCACGGCTGGCACAGGGGACCGAGGATCAAGCCAGCATGGCCAACCAAAAGAACAAGGCAGAAGACAGGCACGGCCagtggaggggacagggcaggggacAGGCATGGCTGGCACAAGGGAGTGGCGATCAAGCCAGCATAGCCAGCCAAAGGGACAGGGCAAAGGACAGCATGgccagggcaggggacaggCATGGTTGCCCCAGGGCATAGGCACGGCCGGCACAGGGGACAGACACGACCATGCCAGGGTacaggcacagctggcacagaggACAGGGTATGGCCAGTGCGTGGGTCAGGCACAGCCACAAcatgggacagggcaggggacAGGCGTGGCCATCCCAgggaagaggcacagctggcacaaGGGACAGGCATGTCCGGAACAAGGGATAAGACAGGGAAAAGGCATAACCATCCcagacaggctggggacaggcacAGCTGTCCCGGCCCCCCAGCAGACACCCCAGGGGACCAGCCCcgaaccccagccctgcttgGGGAAGGGGCCCAGCCGAACCCCCGGGGCAGCAGTGCAGGGCCCAGCCCCACCAGGGCAGCAGCAATGTCCGAGCAATGTCCAGGGCCGAGCCCAGGGTCCCTGCACAGGCCGTGCCCTCAGAGCGCGCTCTCCTTGCAGGCCCCGCTGAGGCTCCGGGGGCGGCTGCGCTCCAGCCGGCGCGCGGACAGGAGCCGCCGCAGGGACGAGGTGGAGCTCAGGTCCccgcagctctgcaggtggatTCCTTCGTGGGGCCGCTCTGCGCCCGGCCAGGCACTCCAGGGAACCTGCAAGCCATGGGGAcaagctgcagccacagggatGGCAGCCCTGCCCGTGACACCCCTGCCCGTGGCACCCCTGCCCGTGGCACCCTCCCGCACTCACCCCCCTGTGCTCGACCCTCCACGCTCCATTGCGGCCAGGTGGCACACGGGGCAGGAGgacagaggtgacagggacGGCAGAGGCGTGCCTCACGCGCCCACACTGGCATTTGGGACAGGTTGGTTCCCGTCAAGGCCTCCCGGGCTGCGCAAGGACTCCGGCGTCCCGTAAAGCTGAGTTGTCGGGATGTCCCAGCAACTGCCTC contains:
- the LOC137463710 gene encoding lysosomal acid glucosylceramidase-like, encoding MGAVGALCWRLLLVLLAVHRAAGARPCSPKYFGRDAMVCVCNATYCDTLDPLVLPAPGSYVKYESSKVGKRLERSEGKFQHRLCAPDVVLTLDTTQRFQRVKGFGGSITDAAAINILSLPERAQDHLLRSYFSEEGLEYNLIRLPMASCDFSLHAYTYDDVPYDYELTHFSLRDEDTKLKIPLLHRASAMSKRPLSLYASPWTSPTWLKTSESYVGKGTLKGQAGDKYHKTWANYFVRFLDEYAKHNVTFWAVTAENEPTAGLINNYPFQCLGFTAEQQRDFIARDLGPALANSSHRHVQLIILDDNRLHLPHWARVVLEDEEAARYVHGIGIHWYLDFIGPIQDTVLPTHELFPDYFILATEACIGAHFWERDVILGCWERGNQYSHSILTNLNHFVAGWTDWNLALDLEGGPNWVKNYVDSPIIVDSSEGIFYKQPMFYHMGHFSKFIPEGSQRVGLVASRESKKTALEYTAFLRPDKAVVVVVLNRSPQDITFGLADTVGLIAAVAPANSIQTYLWQRQ
- the LOC137463707 gene encoding lysosomal acid glucosylceramidase-like isoform X2: MWAVGILGWLLLLLLPAPQVAGARPCIPKDFGHGSLVCVCNATYCDTLDPLVLPAPGSYVKYESSKAGKRLERSEGKFQRSLHSPGLLLTLNISTLYQHVKGFGGSLSDAAAMNILKLSQPAQDNLLRSYFSESGIEYNLIRVPMACSDFSVRPYSYDDVPNDYELKHFRLVDEDVKMKIPLLRRALAMSKRSLLLFASPWTAPAWMKSNGDVRGKGTLKGKAGDKYHKTWANYFIKFLDEYAKHNVTFWAVTAQNEPLAGLFTPPQAPTIAFTAAQQRDFIAQDLGPALARSPHRTRLLMLDDQRIHLPHWAKVVLGNATAARYVAGLAVHWYLDAIVPPGCSLEATHKLFPDHFLLYTEACTGFFMFRFAVSLGCWERGDHYSYSILTVMNHFVSGWTDWNLVLDLHGGPNWVKNFVDSPVIVDGSKDVFYKQPMFYHLGHFSKFIPEGSRRVGLRSSRRCLLCQLEHVAVLRPDGALVLVVLNRFGRDVPFGIQDPAMGFIETVAPAHSIQTYLWRQQ
- the LOC137463707 gene encoding lysosomal acid glucosylceramidase-like isoform X1, whose protein sequence is MWAVGILGWLLLLLLPAPQVAGARPCIPKDFGHGSLVCVCNATYCDTLDPLVLPAPGSYVKYESSKAGKRLERSEGKFQRSLHSPGLLLTLNISTLYQHVKGFGGSLSDAAAMNILKLSQPAQDNLLRSYFSESGIEYNLIRVPMACSDFSVRPYSYDDVPNDYELKHFRLVDEDVKMKIPLLRRALAMSKRSLLLFASPWTAPAWMKSNGDVRGKGTLKGKAGDKYHKTWANYFIKFLDEYAKHNVTFWAVTAQNEPLAGLFTPPQAPTIAFTAAQQRDFIAQDLGPALARSPHRTRLLMLDDQRIHLPHWAKVVLGNATAARYVAGLAVHWYLDAIVPPGCSLEATHKLFPDHFLLYTEACTGFFMFRFAVSLGCWERGDHYSYSILTVMNHFVSGWTDWNLVLDLHGGPNWVKNFVDSPVIVDGSKDVFYKQPMFYHLGHFRWVRGAQVLPPAPDQGQNPSPGPLPTASSSPRALGGWGCAAAAAASSASWSTWPSCAPTVPLSWWSSTGLAGMCHLESRTLPWGSSRLWLQPTPSRPTCGASSDSQGSAGGLRGALGVNPSSTLSSIPQGWKQMVTHCWECSPCTRGSVCSWHRGLLLPSLPSLPALPIPLEVPFAPSPGAHFHTWPP